The Terriglobus roseus region CAGCCCTGCCTGCTCACGCAACGCCGTCACAATGCCCGGCGCGGCCGTCGCATCCAGGCCATTGTCATTGCCTGCGTTGGCGGAATTTTCTGGTGTCCATCGCACTTCAATGTCGTAAGCACCGGTCAGGCCCGTCTTGTCCATCACAACGCGTTCCACCAAAGGCGAAAGACCGTTTGCAAACTGCGCCATCGTGATGCGCTCGCACTGCGCCAGCCCCGCGGCAAAGGTCCATCCGCCAAAACCGCGCTTCGTTCCGTCGATATTTGCGGATGCTTTGAACTTTGGTCCCGCCGGCAGAACGCTCAATTCATACACGGGCTGCAGCTTCTCGCCAAAGTGATATCTCAGCCGGAACTGCTCCGTCAGTACGGTTTGCAACATCTGGCTGCGCTGCTCGCGCGTCAGGCTCTGCATCAGCTTCAGATCGCTGGCGGCAACTTTTGCATTTACATCCCACGTGCTCTTCGCAGCCCACGCAGGCAGACCATCGATGAGCCACTTCTTCACGCCAAAGGCCTGCGTCATCAGGAACGTCAACGGCACGTTGTTCGCTTCAAACGCCAGGCCGCCCCAATGAATGCCTCCATCCTGACTGACATCATGCGGATCATGCTGCCGCACCACAATGGCATCAAACTGTGGCGCGCTCTGTGACCACGCAGCAGGCCACGTCGCCAGCATCAACAGAAGCACACCCACAGAGCGCAGCGCCGTCTTAAGCAACATCAGTTCGCCTCAGGCTGCTCAATCTTGTCGACGACAACAGTAGGCACAGGCGCCTTATCCGTAGTCATCTTCAATCCAAGCTGTTGCTTCACAGCTTCAATGATCGTCGGTGGAGCATCACTATCCGCAGCACCATTGTCCGCGCCTTTCGTGCGCGACTCTGGCTGCCAATGAATTTCAAAGTCGTATTCGCCCGTAAGGCCGGTCTTATCCAGAACGGTGCGCTCCAAATGCGGCGACAGCATATCCGCCAGGAATGCCATCTTCACATACTTGGCCTGCACCACACCGTCGTTCATCAGAAACGAACCACGCCCAAACTTCGGCTCCGGCTCTCCCTTCGGCGGTGGCGGACTCTCCTTGAACTTCACACCATCCGGCATCATCGTCATCACAAACACCGGTTGCACCTTGGTTTCGTTGTGCTCCACCAGCCCAAACCGGTCATGGGCAATGCTTCCAATCAATGCGAGCCGCTCCTTCGTCGTGACCTTTTCAATCGGTTTCGTCTCTGGATCAGTCACCTTCGCCAGAATGTCCCATCGTGACGACACTGCCCAGGAAGGCAAACCGAACACCAGCCACGGCTGCACGCTGTTTGAGGTAGAGATCATCGTCTTCAGCGAGACGTTGGTCATCTCAATGCCGGTGCTCGTCCAGTGCCAGCCGCTCATGCCGCCGCTTTCCTTGTGCGGCTTCACCGTAATCACGTCGAACTGCACCGGCGTCTTCTCTTGCGACACTGCCACACAAGGCAACACCATCACCATCGCAATCATTGCCTTCGCCATCTTCATCTCGCAGTCCTTTCAGCAAGCAAAGAATCAGTTCTCTTCCGGCTGTGTAATCTTGTCGACGACAACCGTAGCCACAGGCGCTTTGTCCGCCGTCAGTTTCAACCCCAATTGTTCTTTCAGCGCCTCAAAGATCGCCGGTGGCGCATCGCCCGCACCGTTATCTGTTGTTGCATTGGCGCGGTCCTCTGGCGTCCACTTCATCTCGATGTCGTACTTCCCAGTGAGCCCCGTCTTGTCCACGATGGTGCGCTCCACAAAATACGACAGGCTATCCGCAATCTGTGTCATCCCCATTGAGGTCGCGGAGAGCGAACCCGGCGACATGCGCCACATCCCACGTGGCTTCGGCTTCTCGCCTTCAGGTGGAGGCGGTGGCTCGGGGCTTTCCTTAAACTTTGGCCCATCCGGCATCACCGACATCGCAAACACCGGCTGCACTTTTGTCTCCTGACGGATCACCAGGCCAAAACGTTCTTTCAAAATGCCGCCAATCATGGCCCGTCGCTGCTCGCCCGTCAGCTTGTCCATCACCTTCATGTCGGGCGCACTCACCTTCGCATCAATGTCCCAGTGCGAAGACTCAGCCCACGCGGGCAGGCCGAACACCAGCCACGCCTTCACGCCATAGACATTGGAGATCATGGCTTTCACCGTCATATTCTCTGCGTGATAATCCGTGCCGCCCCACCGGACGCGCATCATGTCTTCGCCGGGCTTGTGCGGCTTCACCGACATCACATCAAACTGCGGCAGCTCTCCCGTGTACCCTCCGGTGTCGGTTGGCAGCGAAGGTTTCGGCGTCTGGGCAGCACACAACGCGGAGCCCATGCCACAAAGGACAAGGGCCAGTGCAAACAGGCGACAACGATTCAGAGAGAGCATGGTTGTTGGTAGGACGCGAACGTCGTCACGATGGTATCCGCACAACCCGTCCTTACGGAACGCAGAAAGAATTAATTCGCATCCGGCATCTGCACATGGTCAATCACAATGGTCGGCACCTCGGCCTTTGCAGGCGTCAGCCTCAACCCCAGCTGATCCTTCACAGCCTCGAAGATCGGCGGCGGAGCCTCCTGCCCCGAGCCATTGTCGCCGCCGTTGTTCAGCGCCTCGGGCGTCCA contains the following coding sequences:
- a CDS encoding TIGR03435 family protein, whose translation is MLLKTALRSVGVLLLMLATWPAAWSQSAPQFDAIVVRQHDPHDVSQDGGIHWGGLAFEANNVPLTFLMTQAFGVKKWLIDGLPAWAAKSTWDVNAKVAASDLKLMQSLTREQRSQMLQTVLTEQFRLRYHFGEKLQPVYELSVLPAGPKFKASANIDGTKRGFGGWTFAAGLAQCERITMAQFANGLSPLVERVVMDKTGLTGAYDIEVRWTPENSANAGNDNGLDATAAPGIVTALREQAGLRLTSAKAMVPLLVIDAMEQPEQQ
- a CDS encoding TIGR03435 family protein, translated to MAKAMIAMVMVLPCVAVSQEKTPVQFDVITVKPHKESGGMSGWHWTSTGIEMTNVSLKTMISTSNSVQPWLVFGLPSWAVSSRWDILAKVTDPETKPIEKVTTKERLALIGSIAHDRFGLVEHNETKVQPVFVMTMMPDGVKFKESPPPPKGEPEPKFGRGSFLMNDGVVQAKYVKMAFLADMLSPHLERTVLDKTGLTGEYDFEIHWQPESRTKGADNGAADSDAPPTIIEAVKQQLGLKMTTDKAPVPTVVVDKIEQPEAN
- a CDS encoding TIGR03435 family protein, with product MLSLNRCRLFALALVLCGMGSALCAAQTPKPSLPTDTGGYTGELPQFDVMSVKPHKPGEDMMRVRWGGTDYHAENMTVKAMISNVYGVKAWLVFGLPAWAESSHWDIDAKVSAPDMKVMDKLTGEQRRAMIGGILKERFGLVIRQETKVQPVFAMSVMPDGPKFKESPEPPPPPEGEKPKPRGMWRMSPGSLSATSMGMTQIADSLSYFVERTIVDKTGLTGKYDIEMKWTPEDRANATTDNGAGDAPPAIFEALKEQLGLKLTADKAPVATVVVDKITQPEEN